From the genome of Anopheles funestus chromosome 2RL, idAnoFuneDA-416_04, whole genome shotgun sequence:
taaagaagaggaaaatgtAACCAGTTCTGGACGTGTGACTTCGTTTCCGGAAGGAAACAACagggaaaatatttctttaagaTACACTTGAGCGCTTTCGGGTGTAAATTGGCAATAAACATACTTCTCTTTAAAACGCTTACCCTGCAAATAGGTTATGCAAAGATCGAATCATACCTGTTTTGAATCTGAATCGATaacacaaaaaattgttcacttTGTTGCCATGTCTTCAGTACTTGTTTTCAcactacacatttttttcatatttaaacTACTTCCTGTAGGCTGAAGGTCATACAACATGTTAACATGTTAACATACAACAGCATAACATGTGTTAACCTTTTCTTACTTCTTCAAGCATTTTGATCTCGACTTCCTGTCAAAGAATCCATCCAATCTACATATTAAACCGCCAGAATCTTGACTGCACTGGATTAGACAAGCCCAAACCCTACCTTTGCCCACCTTTTACCTAAGCTTCACTACCTTCTGAGCTTCACGCATCAGTTCATACATCAGAAATAGTGGATCAAAgtaatgtttacttttttattatctctCTTTCCATGCATTGAAATCCCCATTGGTTGAGAATCAACGTATCTAGAAACTGTCCGTTTTATCATTCCCAATATTAGGAGATCATCATCGAGGGAGATAACATAAGGTCTACTATTCTGGCAGTCTTCTGGCTTCCTCtttttgatacattttcaTTAGTCTAGATAAAATTTCTGCTATTGATTACCAGTATCGCTTTATTACCAAACACATAACAATAAACGGTGGCATAGTCATGTCGGAGAAAGCAGAAATGATCATACATTCCTGTAGAATGTACAGAACACTGTATGTTTAACGAATGTTTAGCTAGAAATGATGCGCTCTGTACTGTTCGTATTAGTATTCACATTTTTGTGGATGATCTTTTATCGCTTAATATCAAAAGACTTGAAACGGGCCTATTATTCATGTGGGTTATTTGAAACGAATCTACTTGCAATCAGCGATTCCTCGTAACCTCATCCTATCAACATATTAATTCCATTTCTATGAAAAAACTGCCAGAATCTCGACTGCACTGGATTAGTCAAGCCCAACAGCGATAAGCCCTCCTACTTCCCAAGGGCTTCATCCTACGAGCAATCGTTCCAAAACAACATGTTCATTGTTTTGGTTGTGCGCTCCCAGATAACGTCCGATTTGCAACTTCCAGCTTCTGCTCCGCACAAATCAAAACAGTAAACAACGAATTCCACAATCCTCGCTCGCATACATACATACGAACACGAGCGCACAACTCCTCTTCAGCTTATCAAATGCTACGCTAGACGCAACGGCGGCCACTGACCACACGGCCCTCGGGACGATCACGATTTGTCGAATGCATTCACATTACTGATTAGTATAAAGCATCTACCTACCTTACGCTTTCCTGTCGGCTGAAGGCACTTCCGTGTGTTGAAATGCGGGCCAAGCTCGGTACAACGGTCAACGGAAGATTACTGATCACGCTGTCGAGGGAATCTGGTTCCTCTTCTATCACACCCGGTCGCATGAAAATCCGATTGAGCGGCTTCTTCTCGTCCACTGCCTGTCTATCGGTTGCCATCCTTTACCTAGTATTCCAAAATGGATGCACGGTGACGATACAAATGTGAAACACTAAAAACACTCAGCTCACCGTTGCACTATAGATcgctttttgcttgctttatttgaaacatCGGCTACAGCACCCTTCACGCATTGTGCCCAATTCGTTGCATTAATAGGCTATGATCGCGATCCAAAAGACTAAAACATTGTCTAAGTTTCGTTTCTATATTAGTTGCTATCTATTATCAAcgctttttcacttttctatTTCATCTAGCGCCTGACGcgcacatttttttccttacacACCAAAACGCTATTTTACCTTTACTTAAACAAAGAACTGGaaattagttaaaaataaaataagctcTGACCGATCGTTACACGAAGGTAAGATAAATGGAACAGAACCTAATGCAGCTGAGACAAACACGATACGATCACACTAATAGTCGTCACTCCACTCCTCGGTATACGCTGTTTGCTAAACAAGCCGATCCTAGTGGTTTGAGATTCCTGGCCCAAAAGTACTAGTAGTAGATACGTTTATGCTATTCATACATGGCCTCCTAGGTTGATCGTTCATTCGTGTCACGATTGAATCTGTTTCTGCAACTTGGCGTCCCGAAGACGAACGAGCGAACGAACCGAGGGAGGATGGCACCGTGACACTCGCGCACACTACGGACAAgagtaattttcaaattaattaaattcaattaaaaccaTGCATTTCCTCCACCCGCTTAACACGTCTGGATGAGTCTCGAGCACGCATACTCGATTTGCTGTGAGTCATTCATTCACACACTCTACCAACATACACTCTCTCCCGCTTTGATCTTCAAAACAACATTAGCGAGGACGATACGATTCTGACATTTGAACACTGAACTTGAGATAAGCCATTAGCGGGATGATCCCTTGACCTTCGATGGTTTATATAGATTCTAGAACTCGAAACAAAATTGACACTCTTGTACTTATATTGGAAATTTTATAGAATAGTAtacactttttattttatcagcaCGCTACCTTCAatcgtgacaaaaaaaaacccaacaaaaccaacaaatccTCGACTTCCGGACACAACTCTGGAGAAGTGTTTGGTGCAAACTGACAGCACGAACTGAACGTTTTCATGGCACTCGTTCGCTAAAACACTGACCATGCACCCCCATCGAAACACACCGGACACCACGAGCTGCCCGTGTGTGTGAGTCGTTGTAAAGAAGATCAACTAATTTAGACCACATCCAATTGTTGTCACTGGGATATGCGAATTGCGTGAAGCGCGGGGTTGGACGAAGTCAAACCGAGAGACCAATTCTGTCGTATCCATCGCGCTGTCTTCACTTCATGCTCTGTCACAGTGTGCTACAGCATGTGAAAGATCATTACGGTTCACACCTATTATCACGATCTACCTTCCAGTCCGTAACGACATTCGTGCCAGTGGCTTACGTTCCAGATCTGACgttatgatttaattaatatgCCATCAGGTTAACCCGATCTCGACCACAAAATCATAGCCGCCTATAGACACCGCAAAGTGTACGATGACAAAAGCTCTCGCTGTTAGCGCTTCCTAGAGCGAAGGGTTAATTCAACCAAACGCTCCTGCGACTATAAGCTGAAGGCAAATGTCAATCGAATTGTCTAGTTTAATCTACTTGCTTGGTTGGATGTGGTACTCTCTCGGTACATATATCGGGTGCCACAATAGCGCATGCGAGTAACGGCTTTCAACCCAAACCAATGTCACGCGGTCAAGTACACTGGAGGAGACTGGTCGTGCATAATATTTTCTCCTTCTGTGCGTTGAAGAAAAGCGCATTCCACCGTTTGCAGGGGAAGAGCTCTTCGTGAGCGACGGTTTACCTAGACCTTCAACGATGATTGAATAATATGAGCGACTTCCGACGCACCATACCCATAACACCACGGTGGACAATCTAAAACCCGCGTTCTAGATAAGTGTGGTGATGTGGTATTGTAGTTGTGGGGCGGATCAAGTAGATCAGGCAGACGTAAGTGTGCTGCTCCATAAACGACCACATTTAACAGCTGCTTGAATGAAGCCGTTACTCCATCGAAATGATTGCAAACAAATGAGATCTGATTTGTTATGATGCGGCATGTCATGCAGGAACACAGCCTGCGGTTAGCAATAATACTAAGTTAATCTCATGAATCGGCCACACACTCGAAACGTATTGCCTCTAGTGTCCGAAGGGAGTATGGTAATACAGAAGGCGATTATAAttattcctcttttttgcgTTGCGTAATAACTCCATTCTACGATGCGAATCCAAATGATATAAATTACACCTCGGGATTGTTATCCCTCACGAGTCGTGTATTCATACGGCACATGCATTTCGATCGCGAATTCTAGGCAGAAATCAAGAATAAGCATCGAGTTATTTCTCCGCTAAACTTCTAAAGGTCATTAGAAATACCAACAAGGAAATCATTCCTTCCTGTGCCCTATACAAGGCCGTCTTGCTCTTTATGTACTTGCCCGAGCATACAAAGGttacttccttttttcatttgccagAGAAAGATTTATCGCTCTTTCCTGATACTATTATGCCGACTACTAACTTTCCCATTTCAAATGGTGACCAATGTCAATTACCCAGTTCCTGCCTGGTATGCAAATGTTCGCTCGAAGCATCCGTCCGTAATGGAGCTCGCAAACAGATGTTTCTTTCAATTGTTCCGTCGTTTTGTAATCGACCGAggatgcaaacaaaaagcagAACACATAACAACAGCGTCACACATTTTGTTCGTGTGCTACCGCCGAATTTTAAACACTTCCGATGAACGCTAATTAGTGGCGTATTTTATGTGCCTTGCTCCCGCTCATTAGGGCTTTATTTAACATGCGCAAACACGTTTGCAGTTATTGATGATTGTCCAACTCCAGGGGCAATCCATAGTCAAGTTCATTCACTGTCTGTCTCGCCCAGATGATATTAGAAATGGAACATGTGCCTGTATGAAGCAATTGTTATATCTTATTTTCGGCGAATGAAATTAATGATTCTTTACATGTTGATGAGCCGACACCATGTATCCCGGAAAAAGAGCTTTTCAAACTGTGGCATAATAGAGCAATTAAGAATGGTGCTCTTCTACATATACTTTTCTGGTTCATCTATTCGCCGTAAACAACACTTGACATTGGAATAGCCGTGcgaaatgaaatcaatattAGAGCACCCACGATGAGCCGTAACGGATTAACGCCCTCGTGTTAATAGGAACGTTACAGTCTTCTCTGTCGTCGAAGATTCAACAGTCTGTGGACAGTTGGAATAACACCGCACACTCTCACAACATACATCATCCACAACGGTACAACGGTGGAAATCACGAGGTATTGCATCTTACCGATCTAATCGATGTTACTGCTAACAGAGCGAATCCATCGAGGGTTCCTTGATGGATAACTTCCGTAAGTTCTTCTTTCGCTCACTTCCGGGTGATACGGTAGGTGCATCGGGAGCGATAATGACCGGTGGCAGTACCATCGGATCACCAACCACTCCATTGGTAACATTCATTCCGGAATGTTCGTTTGCGCTGGTGTAAACAGGCGTGAAGCGCAGATAACCATTGCTGAGCGAGTTCTTGCGAGATGATACGTTGTCGGCTGACGATGTATCGGATTCTTCGCTATCGGAAGACACTTCTATCGGAGTGAAATCGgaacaaaattgtttcaaaattgcTACCTTTTTACTTTACTCCAAACAAAACTTACCAGTTAcaccgttttgtttgtttagctcCTTTTTCACATCGTGCAACTGACGGGCGCTGCACAAAGGTGTATCAACCTCGTATGTGTTATTGAATGTGGTGTAATCGACCTGAAACgatgtaaatattatttttccttcttcttgacGCTTTCATGTTGAACCCAAACCTGGTATTCTCCTGTTTCCCGCTTGAAAGTGACCACAGATTCGAAACGATGTCCCCAAAGAATTTCGGTTGGCAGATAGCTGCTGCGTGCTTGTGTAGTCATACCAGTTGATTCCACAACTCCCTCTGTAATTGCGTTTTAGATCACAACATACATTATTGTAAACATTTTCGAAGTACATGCTGTCCCCGAGATACACGGTATGCCAGAACTTCGATCAGAGAAGGAAGTTGATTCTATAACTATCAATTTGAAAATGCACCGAGATTCGAGATACACGGATTTTTGAGGTTCTTCGCGGTCCCGCTATAATAGTGTTTGTCAGGGACTAGCTGTACATCATTTACTTAACAAGACACTCTTACCCAACATAACAACAATTTCAAAACGCTCCCGAAGCATGTCTTGTGCAGACAAGGTGTAAAGTGGGCTATCGCGATCGATCTTGTGAACCACAATCGTTGGCCAGATAAACATTAACCGATCATCGCCACCGTCACAACTGACCTCCATATTTTGCTGGTAAAATGGAAGAATTTCTCCTTCTTTGGTGACcttgcaaaataataaaacgaaaactttaaaatgaaaatatcgaAACCGCAGGTCACAAATCTCCTCCCTACCTTGCGGCGAATAATTTGGGCCGTCACGTGTGCCTCGATGATGTGACTTTTTCTCATATCGCCAACGCGGAACAACAGGCACGGCATACCATCCCGATGGCAGATGACagcatttttggaaaatagtAACGTTTGGGCACGCTTTTTCGGCCGAGATAGCTTCGCGAACACGATACCCACCATAAATGCTTGAATAAAAACGCCGGTAATACTCTGTAAGgctaaaataaatataccTTCCGGGCATTCCTCGGTAATGTAACGATTACCGTAACCTGAAACGGAGAAAGAAATAGTAAACTGGTTGCATACTAAACTGGCTATCCTTACCTATCGTGTGCTGGGTCtcaagagaaaacaaaaacgccgaAGTGAACCCATATATGTACGTCACACAGGGTTTGTGGCTATCATctacaaagaaaaatattaatgatattgtgtgctttaaaaaaaacagcaatattATGAACGTAGTCTTGAAATTTACCACCCGCTGCTTGTATATCTCCATGGCTTAATGCGATCAGGTACCAAAGGGCGCCGAATCCCAACCAGCTCAGTATGAAGgagcaagcaaaaacaaacagagtCCATCTCCACTGAATGTCCACCAGCGTAGTAAAAATGTCCTGTGAGTAATGCAACCGACGGAAATGGTGCGAATGAGAAACACGTTCTTTAcagattgatttaaaaaaaccgcAACCCCTAGCGTTAACTCCTAGtactaaaaatttgaaatttgaaaactttcaatgggggttgaaatatttcacgctGTTAGCACAGCGGTCTCCCCACTTGCGAAAGTCCACAGTATCATtagcattatttattattttcaaactgAAATCGTCACTAAATATTGATCGAAAATTCGACAATGTTAAAGAATATTACACGAATATTTGACAATTTTACCTGTAAATAACGACGACGtctttttgctacatttccttGAATCACGTTACAATCACCCTGCTTGAAGATCACGCGCTTCCGAATCCGCCTCGAACTGTAACGCGTCTGGCGGTAtctgaaataaataaacaccgacaaagcaaataattaataacaaatcGAAATTATATTAAACTTCAGAAGATATGGCACACACTTAATGACAAGCGCAAAAGAGAAACCATTTTGTGTCGGTCACTGTAGGCACACAATCACACGCACACGGGGGTGAGAGAACGCATGAGAATTCCGCGAGCGAACCGGACTCACCGAACCGCGACGATAGTGATGGATTCCACAATCGAATCGCGAGACCGAAACATACATTACTCGGAATTCTAAGCCAAACTACACCGCAAACAAAATTGACATTCTGGTTTAGTGCTAGAGGCTTGCAACCGCgggcgtttgtgtgtttgtggtgtatgtgtgtgtgcgtgtgtgtacgtgtacgTATCCGAATCTTCATCTTGCACATCCATCCCCTTTGCATCCAAACGTCGGGAAAAGCTCATCGAAGTGGGCACCAAATATTGTACAACTTGGACTGGCGCTCGCGAAATGCCAGCCTCCTCCCTCTTTTCAACCTCATTCGCCCACTGCAACCCCGCGTGAAGTGAGCGTGTGCAGCAGCCGTCGTAGTTCGATGTGTCTGTGTATCCGGGCCCGCTAATCTGCTTTTCTGCCAGCTCGCTGCTTAGCTGCTGGAAATGTACACCGGGGCCAGAATTCGAACCGCGGCCAAAGGTTGATATCACAACCGTGGAGGAATTTAAAGAGTAAAGTTCATCGCACAGGTCGTAATGACGCGAAACGGTGGCCGAACGCGagtatgttgtgtgttttgttgttcggCCAGCGGGGTAGAGACCGTGTCCGATATGCGTGCATCCTTCGCCTTCTGATTACGCACGGCCATCTAATCTTTTTCGCTGCATCGCCAAAAGCTCACCCCCGCCCATGGTTCGAACAATAGGCCACCTGCAAGTGACGTATTTACCGATAGTGAAAAATGTGCCAGCTTCAGGTGGCCAACCGCGATGGGAAACCCTTGAGAAATGATCGTCTCCACAGATGCGTGCGTGAGcgcgcgagtgtgtgtgtatgtttatgCGCTAATCTCTCCCATGCCATTCTATGTatgcgtacgtgtgtgtgcgtgtgtgtgatgaTGTATGCGCGATAATGTGTGACTGTGTGTATATTGGGAGGTTCGTTTATTCGTCCGTCAAACCCACAGTCATCATAAGCAACAGCGTTCCAGTTTCTAGTTTTCAGGAGGCCTTGCGCCTTCCCTTAATAATGGACACCCCCTTGCGAATGTAAACTTTGTGTGCACAGTTGGTGGTGGGTTAGTGCTAGAAATCCCAGCACCATAGATGGGATGACCTCATCGACTTTTCGGGATGAATACCATCAGTCTCAAGGGAGCCATATTCTATGTACAACGTTTGAACTGTCACCCTTTAAATTTAGGGGCGAGTGTGTAAAAAAGCCCCATTTTGAGCAAAACCGTAATAGTTGTGTGTCTCAAGCTGAAAAGCTTCTATAATGCAAGGAAAAAGTGCTAAATAAGATCAATATCATACATATAAGGTACGGTGTGCCCTTTTTCCAGAAGTTGCACCCCTAACCGAAGCAACAATTTATTAGTGGCTGACCCTTCTTCGGCGGAATCTGTGACACCGTTGTGCGCGCCTGATAAATCAAGGATCTGCTTAGCACAGGCACAGGCGGCACCAAAGGGTGATACCGAGTGCCCTTCAAAAAGGGAGAAATTCCACCCGCCACCCCAAATAGCGGCTGCAGCCCCACTAACAGCTAGCCCTCTCGCGGGTATACTCCATTGAGCGAAAGGGGAGTccgcgcgctctctctctctggttTCCTCTCTCACTAACGGTTTTATATGCGCGTGTGAGTGATAGCGCTCGAACGTGTCTCTCGCTGTTGCGAACCGCGTTCGTCGGGAAAATGGAGAtacagggtttatcaggtcaatatggcatctgaaaggcatagttcgccggccagaacatgtatttcgtttcctgtcaagtatttcatttgcctcaacatgaaaatcctgttgcccaatatgattttagagattattgctttagctttttcaccggggttgttgcctgctcctgctcgttatttgtaccatattttctaatttatttttcatgcttttttatagttttttttaaataaaatcatatcatttaataaagggGGAAGGCACAGCTTTacgctgttgtgccatttgaagcagaatttgttagattcattaaattatgaggagttttatcacgaacatttcgaaaacatgcatgtgtatgtgtagcaTGTGTCAAACCGAATCcgagcaaaatgtaaacaaaaaaaatttagcaTGGTACTTTTTATTCCAGCAATTATATATTTCGAATAGATGAACGGAGGAAATataattgcattgcaaaaaatagtttattagtTCTTTTACACTCCGTACACAATATCAAaccgttttattgcattctacGCTATTACGGGATTTTTAAACCTGGCACTCATATGCTTTCGAAATGTTCGTGATAAACCTcctcataatttaatgaatctaacaaattttgctccaaatggcacaacagcgtAACGCTGTGCCCTCCccctttattaaatgatatgattttatttaaaaaaaactataaaaaagcataaaaaataaattagaaaatatggtacaaataacgagcaggagcaggcaacaaccccggtgaaaaagctaaagcaataatctctaaaatcatattgggcaacaggattttcatgttgaggcaaatgaaatacttgacaggaaacgaaatacatgttctggccggcgaactatgcctttcagatgccatattgacctgataaaccctgtaaCGCAGCCaagtgtgcaaaaataaaaaaaaacgcgaccACAGATTATTCGGGAGAGTGGCTGCTGGTTTCCAAATCCAAATCCATAACACCCCTAGCGAAGGGTGAAAAAGAGagggagcgagagagagagtgagcaAGCCCACTCACTTAGTCTTCTTCTTGGTTGCTTCCAGAAGATAACGAACGAAACCTGAAGTGGCTGTGCTGAAACGATAGAGAGCCGCTCGTGCTAAAACAGATCCGCAGCTCAACGCACATTAATCTCGCGCGTGAGTCGTTTTACGCTCCAAACGGTTGCGGCTCCTATATGGAGAATATGAGCGTGTGCGTGTCCACGAGCAAGAAACAGTCCTTTGTAGTGGTGCAGTGTTGGGTAGCAGTATTCTCCTCAAAGGGGTGATTTCAAAGAGCCCCTCCTTCCTGACGGGTCTCCTCGCTCACTCGGAAAACTCGAAAAGGAAATTCGCTCCGCGTGGAAACTGCGGAAAAAGGACGGCTCTCCGGTCAGATCGAAGGAATCGCTTGTGGAACAAAGGTCGTACGTTGAAAACGCTCCTGTGCACCGGAGGAAAAGCCCATCCACCCACCCCCGCTCGCACACTGTGCTGTTGAGAGCGCATCGTGGAAAAACTCGGATACCTATCGCCTCGACACCGCATTCGCAGCGCACACTTGACTGCTCTGTTAGTTGTAGCAATCCGCGACCGTGTTCCTTGTGTGTCTACTGCCGCCGTTGTTCTCCTGCTGTGACATGGTTTAGTGTGTGTATCACTATTTcgtgattgttgttttgtgttttgccaaTATCAGTCCACCTATTTACCATTATCAACGCTCTAGCGCTTCGTTCGTTCATGCCAAGCATTGCCACTGCCGGTGCCCTACATCCTCAAATGGACGCACAGTACCCACAGTCCCACGGACCCTGCAAAGTCCGTACGAACTGCAACCTGTTTCGATCGTGCAGGGCTTGGGGCTCCTGTGAAATCGTCCCTTCATACCATTACGACGGTCATGTTTCGCTTCCTTCAGTGTGCGCTTGATGGAATCCAATTTTCCTGTGCTTCTCTTTTTACCAAAACTCCCGTGTCCACTCAGTGCCGATGTATCTAAGTTAATTAAGCAAATGAAAAGCGCACACCAATGCGAACACAGGAATGCAGGGTTGAAGCAGCAGCTTGTGAGGAAAGCCCTTCGAAGGCCGGACTTGTGGAAATGTGCGCTTTGGAGCCTTTTACGTCCTGGGAAAATGCGATGGCCGCAACAATGTGAATATCtgcgcctgtgtgtgtgtttgtgtgtatgcatATGTTTATATGTGAGCGCTAGAAAGAAAGAACCCCCCGTGTGAAATGTGAGCGAAAGAGCAAACGGTAGTAGATATGGATGGAAAATGAGTGCCCTCCGAATTCACCCACGAGTAGTGATGAAAAAACGGACAACTGTCACAACTGGAAAAAAGTGTCATCCAAAGCACGGATCGCAAAGGAAATATTGTGCTGCTGCGTTGGAATGccacaaaaaatacattcgtGCGTACTGGATGGCACGTCGGTATATGTGACAGTGCTGCTAGGGCTAATCATACTTCAAACACTGCTGTCTGTGAACTTGTGCGAGTGTTTCACTGCACATGAACAAATGCAGATGAAAAATGAACAAGGAACCATGAagtggttttcctttttttcatttggtacaacaacaaaaaatatttctatgaACAATGGAGTGTGAGCTCACGTATGCATCGATCACGAGTAGAGAAAAGTCTACTCTACTGAGGAGTTTTGTTCTATTCACTCGAAGGGAGAACATATCGATGGAAAGATTAAACAAACATAGTGGAAAACATTAGGATACGCGAAAACCTTGTGAAAAATTCAGCTGAATAGTGCAACCAGTCGCAGAATAACATGAACTTTGTTGCGATTGATAAAAACCTCATCAACTCttcccacacacatacacacacacgcgaagAGATGTGAGGGAAAAGCTGGAAAATGTGGATGTGTGAAATTTGCCTTCACAAAACGGAAAGGTATACAGTGAATGTCAGTTGTTGATCACGATCATGTGTGTCCCGCTCCGTATATGGGGAGGAGCGTGATTATCGTGT
Proteins encoded in this window:
- the LOC125762025 gene encoding G protein-activated inward rectifier potassium channel 3-like isoform X1; translated protein: MTKLLEDVRPTDRTPHDAANPDAPSCWTKLLDDTSATHKPAIIIASASHPEVAADAGKELLVTVDPETGKTQQAVDGAITNSDRVAGGRRRESILGTFHRQLRMSLKAVSETPGPLTRYRQTRYSSRRIRKRVIFKQGDCNVIQGNVAKRRRRYLQDIFTTLVDIQWRWTLFVFACSFILSWLGFGALWYLIALSHGDIQAAGDDSHKPCVTYIYGFTSAFLFSLETQHTIGYGNRYITEECPEGIFILALQSITGVFIQAFMVGIVFAKLSRPKKRAQTLLFSKNAVICHRDGMPCLLFRVGDMRKSHIIEAHVTAQIIRRKVTKEGEILPFYQQNMEVSCDGGDDRLMFIWPTIVVHKIDRDSPLYTLSAQDMLRERFEIVVMLEGVVESTGMTTQARSSYLPTEILWGHRFESVVTFKRETGEYQVDYTTFNNTYEVDTPLCSARQLHDVKKELNKQNGVTEVSSDSEESDTSSADNVSSRKNSLSNGYLRFTPVYTSANEHSGMNVTNGVVGDPMVLPPVIIAPDAPTVSPGSERKKNLRKLSIKEPSMDSLC
- the LOC125762025 gene encoding G protein-activated inward rectifier potassium channel 3-like isoform X4, coding for MKGTWFSVRYRQTRYSSRRIRKRVIFKQGDCNVIQGNVAKRRRRYLQDIFTTLVDIQWRWTLFVFACSFILSWLGFGALWYLIALSHGDIQAAGDDSHKPCVTYIYGFTSAFLFSLETQHTIGYGNRYITEECPEGIFILALQSITGVFIQAFMVGIVFAKLSRPKKRAQTLLFSKNAVICHRDGMPCLLFRVGDMRKSHIIEAHVTAQIIRRKVTKEGEILPFYQQNMEVSCDGGDDRLMFIWPTIVVHKIDRDSPLYTLSAQDMLRERFEIVVMLEGVVESTGMTTQARSSYLPTEILWGHRFESVVTFKRETGEYQVDYTTFNNTYEVDTPLCSARQLHDVKKELNKQNGVTEVSSDSEESDTSSADNVSSRKNSLSNGYLRFTPVYTSANEHSGMNVTNGVVGDPMVLPPVIIAPDAPTVSPGSERKKNLRKLSIKEPSMDSLC
- the LOC125762025 gene encoding G protein-activated inward rectifier potassium channel 3-like isoform X2; this translates as MFDQLPRWWRRIVSGSGGMAMSARKLKPCPSQISIAIDNDKWAASSTEPDWHEEMLKYRQTRYSSRRIRKRVIFKQGDCNVIQGNVAKRRRRYLQDIFTTLVDIQWRWTLFVFACSFILSWLGFGALWYLIALSHGDIQAAGDDSHKPCVTYIYGFTSAFLFSLETQHTIGYGNRYITEECPEGIFILALQSITGVFIQAFMVGIVFAKLSRPKKRAQTLLFSKNAVICHRDGMPCLLFRVGDMRKSHIIEAHVTAQIIRRKVTKEGEILPFYQQNMEVSCDGGDDRLMFIWPTIVVHKIDRDSPLYTLSAQDMLRERFEIVVMLEGVVESTGMTTQARSSYLPTEILWGHRFESVVTFKRETGEYQVDYTTFNNTYEVDTPLCSARQLHDVKKELNKQNGVTEVSSDSEESDTSSADNVSSRKNSLSNGYLRFTPVYTSANEHSGMNVTNGVVGDPMVLPPVIIAPDAPTVSPGSERKKNLRKLSIKEPSMDSLC
- the LOC125762025 gene encoding G protein-activated inward rectifier potassium channel 3-like isoform X3 translates to MTLGWKETMVNRWRKTDDGDNNNNNSIYRQTRYSSRRIRKRVIFKQGDCNVIQGNVAKRRRRYLQDIFTTLVDIQWRWTLFVFACSFILSWLGFGALWYLIALSHGDIQAAGDDSHKPCVTYIYGFTSAFLFSLETQHTIGYGNRYITEECPEGIFILALQSITGVFIQAFMVGIVFAKLSRPKKRAQTLLFSKNAVICHRDGMPCLLFRVGDMRKSHIIEAHVTAQIIRRKVTKEGEILPFYQQNMEVSCDGGDDRLMFIWPTIVVHKIDRDSPLYTLSAQDMLRERFEIVVMLEGVVESTGMTTQARSSYLPTEILWGHRFESVVTFKRETGEYQVDYTTFNNTYEVDTPLCSARQLHDVKKELNKQNGVTEVSSDSEESDTSSADNVSSRKNSLSNGYLRFTPVYTSANEHSGMNVTNGVVGDPMVLPPVIIAPDAPTVSPGSERKKNLRKLSIKEPSMDSLC